A window from Pseudomonas campi encodes these proteins:
- a CDS encoding efflux RND transporter periplasmic adaptor subunit — protein sequence MLFRHLPFALKATALGLLIHSSAHADQAAGTMPPPDVVVEEAKVESLPLQFEYPARTAGFREVQVRAQVSGILQERLYTEGSAVKQGQMLFRIDARSYQAALARAKGALAQEQARYRQTERDLKRIRELQKKGFASESELDNAISNFEQSKANIEAAKAEVQAKQIDFDYTTVEAPISGITSKETVSEGSLMVAGDPNASLLTQITQLDPMYVNFAAPDREVASVRQGLQDGSLVRDGEQKLSVQIIFGDGTLYPLQGQVDFTDSLIDRATGTVSARAVVPNPDQALLPGQFVRVQVKGISKPNAVTVPERAISQGPNGTFVYVVDAQNVARIRPVTTAHTAAGRWVVESGIAAGDQVIVEGLPKVRPNEPVKVVAAAASKAQQ from the coding sequence ATGCTTTTTCGCCACCTTCCATTCGCGCTCAAGGCAACTGCCCTTGGCCTGCTGATCCATTCCTCTGCCCATGCGGATCAAGCCGCCGGCACGATGCCGCCGCCGGATGTGGTGGTGGAAGAAGCCAAGGTCGAGTCGCTGCCTCTGCAGTTCGAATACCCGGCGCGTACCGCCGGTTTCCGCGAGGTGCAGGTGCGCGCCCAGGTCAGCGGCATCCTCCAGGAGCGCCTGTACACCGAAGGCAGTGCGGTGAAGCAGGGCCAGATGCTGTTCCGCATCGATGCGCGTTCCTACCAGGCGGCGCTGGCCCGTGCCAAGGGCGCGTTGGCCCAGGAACAGGCGCGCTACCGGCAGACCGAGCGGGACCTCAAACGCATCCGCGAGCTGCAGAAAAAGGGCTTCGCCAGCGAGAGCGAGCTGGACAACGCCATCTCCAACTTCGAACAGAGCAAGGCCAATATCGAAGCGGCCAAGGCCGAGGTGCAGGCCAAGCAGATCGACTTCGACTACACCACGGTGGAAGCGCCGATCTCCGGTATCACCAGCAAGGAAACCGTTTCCGAAGGCAGCCTGATGGTCGCCGGCGATCCGAATGCCAGCCTGCTGACCCAGATCACCCAGCTCGACCCGATGTACGTCAACTTCGCCGCGCCCGACCGCGAGGTGGCCAGCGTGCGCCAGGGTTTGCAGGACGGCAGTCTGGTGCGCGATGGTGAGCAGAAGCTGAGTGTGCAGATCATCTTCGGCGACGGCACCCTCTATCCGCTGCAGGGCCAGGTCGACTTCACCGACAGCCTGATCGACCGCGCCACCGGCACCGTCAGCGCCCGCGCCGTGGTGCCCAACCCGGACCAGGCGTTGCTCCCGGGCCAGTTCGTGCGGGTGCAGGTCAAAGGCATCAGCAAACCGAATGCGGTCACCGTGCCCGAGCGCGCCATTTCCCAGGGGCCCAACGGCACCTTCGTCTACGTGGTGGACGCGCAAAATGTGGCGCGTATACGCCCGGTAACCACCGCCCACACCGCCGCCGGACGTTGGGTGGTGGAGAGCGGCATCGCCGCCGGTGACCAGGTGATTGTCGAGGGGCTGCCCAAGGTCAGGCCCAACGAGCCGGTGAAGGTGGTCGCTGCCGCTGCCTCCAAAGCCCAGCAGTAA
- a CDS encoding heavy metal translocating P-type ATPase, with protein MNSSAPLTRFDLPLSGMTCASCAGRIERALGKVAGTQTISVNLATERAQLDAPAGSLPSLIAAVQQAGYGVPLQSVELQLGGMTCASCAGRIERALGKVPGVKAVSVNLASERARVEWLTGSSSSALIAAVAAAGYSARLLDSAPPRDPQLALRRERLAVLLAIVLSAPLVVPMLAEWFGLHWMLPAWVQFALATPVQFILGARFYVAAWKAVRAGSGNMDLLVALGTSAGYGLSLYLWATAGAHAMPHLYFEASAVVIALVLLGKYLESRAKRQTSAAIRALEALRPERATRLRDGVEEDVALSSLRLDDLVVVRPGERFPVDGLVSDGQSQADEALISGESLPVAKQVGDRITGGAINGDGRLIVRTTALGSETVLAQIIRLVEDAQAGKAPIQKLVDRVSALFVPAVLLIAALTLAGWLLAGAGVEQALINAVAVLVIACPCALGLATPAAIMAGTGVAARHGILIKDAEALELAHKVSVVAFDKTGTLTSGQPSIVHLAPSSIDEAELLRLAGGLQQGSEHPLAHAVLQAAREQGIALPALSDSQALSGRGIQGQIEGRQLLLGNQRLLDELGLHSPLQATAADWEGEGRTLSWLLERAPQPRVLGLLAFGDSLKPGAAEAIAALREQGIHSHLISGDNAGSANAVGRALGIEQVHAQVLPADKAAHIAALKREGAVVAMVGDGINDAPALAAADVGIAMGGGTDVAMHAAGITLMRGDPRLVPAALDISRRTWRKIQQNLFWAFVYNLVGIPLAAAGLLNPMVAGAAMALSSVSVVSNALLLNTWKP; from the coding sequence ATGAACAGCAGCGCCCCGCTCACCCGTTTCGACCTGCCCCTGAGCGGCATGACCTGCGCCAGCTGTGCCGGCCGCATCGAGCGCGCGCTGGGAAAGGTGGCGGGCACGCAGACCATCAGCGTCAACCTGGCCACTGAGCGCGCCCAGCTCGACGCGCCGGCGGGCAGCCTGCCGAGCCTGATCGCCGCCGTGCAACAGGCCGGCTATGGCGTGCCCCTGCAATCGGTAGAGCTGCAGCTCGGCGGCATGACCTGCGCCAGCTGCGCCGGGCGTATCGAGCGCGCGCTGGGCAAAGTGCCCGGAGTCAAAGCCGTCAGCGTCAACCTGGCCAGCGAGCGCGCCCGTGTCGAATGGCTGACGGGTTCGTCCAGCAGCGCGCTGATCGCCGCCGTCGCAGCCGCCGGTTATTCGGCGCGCCTGCTCGACAGTGCGCCGCCGCGCGACCCGCAGCTCGCCCTGCGCCGTGAACGCCTGGCCGTTCTGCTGGCCATCGTACTGTCCGCCCCTCTCGTGGTGCCGATGCTGGCCGAGTGGTTCGGCCTGCACTGGATGCTGCCGGCCTGGGTGCAGTTCGCCCTGGCCACCCCGGTGCAGTTCATCCTCGGCGCGCGCTTCTATGTCGCCGCCTGGAAGGCCGTGCGCGCCGGCAGCGGCAACATGGACCTGCTGGTCGCCCTCGGCACCAGCGCCGGCTACGGCCTGAGCCTGTACCTGTGGGCCACGGCCGGGGCCCACGCGATGCCGCATCTGTACTTCGAAGCCTCGGCGGTGGTCATCGCCCTGGTGCTGCTCGGCAAGTACCTGGAAAGCCGTGCCAAACGCCAGACCAGCGCGGCCATCCGCGCGCTCGAAGCCCTGCGCCCGGAACGCGCCACCCGCCTGCGCGACGGCGTGGAGGAAGACGTCGCGCTGAGTTCGTTGCGCCTGGATGACCTGGTGGTGGTGCGCCCCGGCGAGCGCTTCCCTGTGGACGGCCTGGTCAGCGACGGCCAGAGCCAGGCCGACGAGGCGCTGATCAGTGGTGAAAGCCTGCCGGTGGCCAAGCAGGTGGGCGACCGCATTACCGGTGGCGCGATCAATGGCGACGGCCGGCTGATCGTGCGCACCACCGCCCTCGGCAGCGAAACCGTACTGGCGCAGATCATCCGCCTGGTGGAGGACGCTCAAGCCGGCAAGGCACCGATCCAGAAACTGGTGGACCGGGTCAGCGCGCTGTTCGTGCCGGCCGTGCTGCTGATTGCTGCACTGACCCTGGCCGGCTGGCTGCTGGCCGGCGCCGGGGTGGAGCAGGCGCTGATCAATGCCGTGGCGGTGCTGGTGATCGCCTGCCCCTGCGCCCTCGGCCTGGCCACACCTGCGGCGATCATGGCCGGCACCGGCGTGGCGGCGCGCCACGGCATCCTGATCAAGGACGCCGAAGCCCTGGAGCTGGCGCACAAGGTCAGCGTGGTGGCCTTCGACAAGACCGGCACCCTCACCTCGGGCCAGCCGAGCATCGTCCACCTGGCGCCCAGCAGCATCGATGAAGCCGAACTGCTGCGCCTGGCCGGCGGCCTGCAACAAGGCAGCGAACACCCGCTGGCGCACGCCGTGCTGCAAGCAGCGCGCGAACAAGGCATTGCCCTGCCCGCCCTGAGCGACAGCCAGGCCCTGAGCGGGCGCGGCATCCAGGGCCAGATCGAGGGCCGCCAGTTGCTGCTCGGCAACCAGCGCCTGCTCGACGAACTGGGCCTGCACAGCCCGCTGCAGGCCACCGCCGCCGACTGGGAAGGCGAAGGCCGCACCCTGTCCTGGCTGCTGGAACGTGCGCCGCAACCGCGCGTGCTGGGCCTGCTGGCCTTCGGCGACAGCCTCAAGCCCGGCGCCGCCGAGGCCATCGCCGCCCTGCGCGAGCAAGGCATCCACAGTCACCTGATCAGCGGCGACAACGCCGGCAGCGCCAATGCCGTCGGTCGCGCCCTGGGCATCGAACAGGTGCATGCCCAGGTGCTGCCCGCGGACAAGGCCGCACATATCGCCGCCCTGAAACGCGAGGGTGCGGTGGTGGCCATGGTCGGCGACGGCATCAACGACGCCCCGGCCCTGGCCGCCGCCGATGTCGGCATCGCCATGGGCGGCGGCACCGACGTGGCCATGCACGCGGCCGGCATCACCCTGATGCGCGGCGACCCGCGCCTGGTGCCGGCGGCGCTGGACATCAGCCGGCGCACCTGGCGCAAGATCCAGCAGAACCTGTTCTGGGCCTTCGTCTACAACCTGGTGGGTATTCCGCTGGCAGCCGCAGGCCTGCTTAACCCGATGGTCGCCGGCGCGGCCATGGCCCTGTCCAGCGTCAGCGTGGTGAGCAACGCCCTGCTGCTGAATACCTGGAAACCGTAG
- the cueR gene encoding Cu(I)-responsive transcriptional regulator, with product MNIGQAAKHSGLTAKMIRYYESIGLLRPAGRSDSGYRLYGAQDLHVLAFIKRSRDLGFSLEEVGKLLTLWQDRQRASADVKALALRHIDELNRKIVELSALRDTLGELVEHCQGDHRPDCPILRDLEAGCCSGHNG from the coding sequence ATGAACATCGGCCAAGCAGCAAAACACAGCGGTCTTACCGCCAAGATGATCCGCTACTACGAGTCCATCGGCCTGCTGCGCCCGGCCGGGCGCAGTGACAGCGGCTACCGCCTGTACGGCGCACAGGACCTGCATGTGCTGGCATTCATCAAGCGCTCGCGCGACCTCGGTTTCTCCCTGGAGGAAGTCGGCAAGCTGCTGACCCTGTGGCAGGACCGCCAGCGCGCCAGCGCCGACGTGAAGGCCCTGGCGCTACGCCATATCGATGAACTGAACCGCAAGATTGTGGAGCTGAGCGCCCTACGCGACACCCTTGGCGAGCTGGTCGAGCATTGCCAGGGCGACCACCGACCGGACTGCCCGATCCTGCGGGATCTGGAGGCGGGCTGCTGCAGTGGGCACAACGGCTAA
- a CDS encoding heavy-metal-associated domain-containing protein, with translation MHILKVSGMSCGHCVRAITQAVRALDDAAEVQIDLAAGEVRVASRLSPQQLLQAVRDEGYGAELA, from the coding sequence ATGCACATCCTGAAAGTTTCTGGCATGTCCTGTGGCCACTGCGTGCGCGCCATCACTCAGGCTGTGCGCGCCCTGGATGACGCAGCCGAGGTGCAGATCGATCTGGCGGCCGGTGAAGTCCGGGTGGCCAGTCGGCTGAGTCCGCAGCAGTTGCTGCAGGCGGTGCGTGACGAAGGCTATGGCGCCGAGCTGGCCTGA
- a CDS encoding TetR family transcriptional regulator, producing the protein MRRTKEQAEQTRTAILAAAELLFLEKGVAHSTLEQIATAAGVTRGAVYWHFENKAHLFHEMLSQVRLPPEQLTERLSGCDGVDPLLSLRDLCIGAIENLARDEQKRRIFTILLHRCEFTAELREAEERHNAFINQFIRLVEELLARPACKPRLQPGVSPGLAARALHALLIGLFTDWTRDQSLFDPLQDTAGLIDALLRGLVREWNPPAASNGTDALQPAL; encoded by the coding sequence ATGCGCAGAACCAAAGAACAAGCCGAACAGACCCGCACCGCCATCCTGGCGGCCGCTGAACTGTTGTTTCTGGAAAAAGGCGTGGCCCACAGCACCCTGGAGCAGATAGCCACGGCGGCGGGGGTGACCCGCGGCGCGGTGTACTGGCACTTCGAAAACAAGGCACATCTGTTCCACGAGATGCTCAGCCAGGTTCGCTTGCCCCCCGAGCAACTGACTGAACGCCTGTCCGGCTGCGATGGCGTCGACCCGCTGCTGTCGCTGCGCGACCTGTGTATTGGCGCCATCGAGAATCTGGCCCGCGACGAGCAGAAGCGGCGCATCTTCACCATCCTCCTGCATCGCTGCGAATTTACTGCCGAACTGCGCGAGGCGGAGGAGCGTCACAACGCCTTCATCAACCAGTTCATCCGCCTGGTCGAAGAGCTGCTGGCGCGCCCCGCGTGCAAGCCACGCCTGCAACCGGGGGTGAGCCCAGGACTGGCAGCACGGGCGCTGCACGCCCTGCTCATCGGCCTGTTTACCGACTGGACGCGGGACCAGAGCCTGTTCGACCCGCTGCAGGACACCGCCGGCCTGATCGACGCCCTGCTGCGCGGTCTGGTCCGCGAGTGGAACCCGCCAGCAGCATCCAACGGGACCGATGCCCTGCAGCCAGCGTTGTAG